In the Brassica napus cultivar Da-Ae chromosome A7, Da-Ae, whole genome shotgun sequence genome, one interval contains:
- the LOC106353799 gene encoding protein mak16 yields MQHDEVIWQVIRHKHCSYMAKIETGIFCRNPYNVTGICNRSSCPLANSRYATIRDHDGVFYLYMKTIERAHMPKNLWERVKLPRNYEKALETIDKHLLYWPKLLQHKIKQRLTKMTQMRIRMRKLALKTREKIMTTPRRDIKRELRREEKAVKAAVLDKAIETELLERLKKGIYGDIYNYPELEWNKVLDEEKKLAEGVEEEEEEEEPEIEYVEGYEELEEEEDMEDFSGFPSKMSNFNDDEHDSADEEEDNDDGEEQVVIHKKGKRDSRKSDDLGKSKKKKKRVVVEMEQEDGDVMRTLKTAS; encoded by the exons ATGCAGCACGACGAGGTCATATGGCAAGTCATCAGACACAAGCACTGCAGTTACATGGCCAA AATCGAAACAGGAATCTTCTGTAGAAACCCTTACAACGTAACGGGTATTTGCAACCGAAGCTCTTGTCCTCTTGCTAACAGCCGTTACGCCACCATTAGAGACCACGATG GtgtgttttatttgtatatgaaGACAATAGAGAGAGCCCACATGCCTAAGAACTTGTGGGAGAGGGTGAAGTTGCCTAGAAACTACGAGAAGGCTCTTGAAACCATTGACAAGCACTTG ttGTATTGGCCTAAGTTATTACAGCACAAGATCAAACAAAGACTGACCAAAATGACTCAGATGCGTATTCGTATGAGGAAACTTGCTCTCAAGACAAG GGAGAAGATAATGACGACACCAAGGAGGGATATCAAGAGAGAATTAAGAAGAGAGGAGAAGGCTGTTAAAGCAGCAGTCTTGGATAAG GCTATCGAGACCGAGTTGCTAGAGCGTTTGAAGAAGGGTATTTATGGTGACATATACAACTACCCGGAGCTTGAGTGGAACAAGGTTCttgatgaagaaaagaaattgGCAGAAGGTgttgaggaggaggaagaagaggag GAGCCAGAGATTGAATATGTTGAAGGATATgaagagcttgaagaagaggaagatatGGAAGATTTCTCTGGTTTTCCCTCTAAGATGTCTAACTTCAACGATGATGAACATG ATTCAGCTGATGAGGAGGAAGACAACGATGATGGTGAGGAGCAAGTTGTGATTcataaaaaaggaaagagagattCAAGAAAGTCTGATGATCTTGgaaaatcaaagaagaagaagaagagagtagTTGTTGAG ATGGAGCAAGAAGATGGAGACGTGATGCGAACCCTGAAAACCGCAAGCTGA
- the LOC106353797 gene encoding ABC transporter B family member 26, chloroplastic isoform X1, which produces MALQVLGCTSRRPIHISLHRRCSIIATSDIKRKNLRFKPKQSFSLQFSIRNHRLSPVNCSTVNGAAVGSSEYYQGEGDSVSFPERIRHFVGFLRSILPGGSWWRFSEEVDSRFVAEPVTVWRALTRIWELVAEDRWVIFAAFSTLIVAALSEISIPHFLTASIFSAQSGDITVFHRNVKLLIVLCVTSGICSGIRGCFFGIANMILVKRMRETLYSTLLLQDISFFDSQTVGDLTSRLGSDCQQVSRVIGNDLNMIFRNVLQGTGALVYLLILSWPLGVCTLVICCTLAAVMFVYGMYQKKTAKLIQEITASANEVAQETYSLMRTVRVYGTEKQELKRYNHWLQKMADVSLRQSAAYGIWNWSFNTLYHATQIIAVLVGGVSILAGQITAEKLTKFLLYSEWLIYATWWVGDNLSNLMQSVGASEKVFQMMDLRPSDQFISKGTRLQRLTGHIEFVNVSFSYPSREEVAVLQNLSISVRPGEVVAIVGLSGSGKSTVVSLLLQLYEPKSGQILLDGVPLQDLDVKWLRQRIGYVGQEPKLFRTDIGSNIKYGCDRNVTQEDIVWAAKQAYAHDFITALPNGYNTIVDDDLLSGGQKQRIAIARAILRDPKILILDEATSALDAESEHNVKGVLRSIGSDTATKRSVIVIAHRLSTIKAADRIVAMDSGRVVEMGNHEELMSKDGLYARLTKRQADAVV; this is translated from the exons ATGGCTCTTCAGGTACTCGGCTGCACGAGTCGCCGCCCCATCCACATCTCCCTCCACCGACGGTGCTCCATTATCGCCACCAGTGACATCAAAAGGAAGAATCTCCGATTCAAACCGAAACAATCATTTTCTCTTCAATTCTCCATTAGAAACCACCGGTTATCTCCGGTTAACTGCTCGACGGTGAATGGAGCAGCAGTGGGAAGCTCGGAGTATTACCAAGGAGAAGGAGACTCCGTTTCGTTTCCGGAGAGAATCCGGCACTTTGTTGGCTTCCTCCGGTCGATATTGCCAGGCGGAAGCTGGTGGAGATTCTCGGAAGAAGTCGATAGTAGGTTCGTAGCCGAGCCGGTGACTGTGTGGCGTGCGCTAACTCGGATCTGGGAGCTTGTGGCTGAGGATCGTTGGGTTATCTTCGCTGCGTTTTCCACTCTCATCGTAGCTGCG CTTTCAGAGATATCTATTCCACATTTCTTGACGGCTTCGATATTCTCGGCTCAAAGTGGTGATATCACTGTGTTTCATCGGAATGTCAAGCTCTTGATTGTGCTTTGTGTTACTTCAGGCATTTGCAG TGGCATACGAGGATGCTTCTTTGGGATTGCTAACATGATACTT GTGAAACGAATGAGGGAAACGCTATACTCCACTCTTCTCCTCCAG GATATATCCTTTTTCGACTCTCAAACTGTTGGTGACTTAACAAGCAGACTAGGGTCGGACTGTCAGCAAGTCTCGAGGGTCATTGGAAATGATCTGAACATGATATTTCGCAATGTTCTTCAG GGTACAGGGGCTTTAGTTTATTTGTTGATCCTGTCCTGGCCCCTTGGTGTCTGCACATTGGTGATTTGTTGTACTTTGGCAGCGGTTATGTTTGTTTACGGGAT GTACCAAAAGAAGACAGCGAAGCTAATTCAGGAGATCACAGCTTCTGCAAATGAA GTCGCTCAAGAGACATACTCTTTGATGAGAACTGTTCGTGTATATGGGACTGAGAAGCAAGAGCTTAAAAG GTATAATCACTGGCTTCAGAAAATGGCCGATGTAAGTTTGAGACAGAGTGCTGCATATGGTATTTGGAATTGGAGCTTCAACACTTTATACCACGCCACTCAG aTTATTGCTGTATTGGTTGGAGGAGTGTCTATCTTAGCCGGTCAAATAACAGCAGAAAAGCTGACAAAGTTTCTGTTATATAGTGAATGGTTAATCTATGCAACATGGTGGGTAGGAGATAATTTATCGAATTTGATGCAATCAGTTGGAGCGAGTGAAAAGGTCTTCCAAATGATGGATCTCAGGCCAAGTGATCAATTCATATCCAAAG GAACGAGACTGCAGAGACTGACAGGACATATCGAGTTTGTAAATGTGTCGTTCTCCTACCCTTCAAGAGAAGAG GTGGCAGTGCTTCAAAACTTGAGCATTTCCGTGCGTCCTGGGGAAGTGGTAGCAATC gttggtctAAGTGGCAGTGGCAAAAGCACAGTGGTTAGTCTTTTGCTGCAACTGTACGAACCAAAAAGCGGTCAG ATTCTACTGGATGGGGTTCCTTTGCAAGATTTGGATGTCAAGTGGCTAAGGCAAAGAATCGGATACGTGGGGCAGGAACCAAAACTCTTCCGCACAGACATCGGTTCCAACATCAAGTACGGATGTGATCGGAATGTAACGCAAGAAGATATAGTATGGGCTGCAAAACAAGCCTATGCACATGACTTCATCACAGCGCTTCCCAATGGGTACAACACAATTGTTGATGATGATTTACTCAGTGGAGGGCAGAAACAGCGGATTGCCATTGCTCGTGCCATCCTTAGAGATCCTAAAATACTCATCCTAGATGAAGCCACAAGTGCACTTGATGCAGAGAGCGAACACAACGTTAAG GGAGTACTTCGTTCTATCGGAAGCGACACAGCAACAAAGAGAAGTGTCATAGTGATAGCACACAG ACTTTCTACAATTAAAGCTGCGGATAGAATAGTGGCTATGGACAGTGGACGAGTCGTTGAG ATGGGCAATCACGAAGAGCTTATGAGCAAAGATGGGTTATACGCGAGATTGACTAAGAGACAAGCCGATGCTGTTGTATGA
- the LOC106353797 gene encoding ABC transporter B family member 26, chloroplastic isoform X2, with protein MILVKRMRETLYSTLLLQDISFFDSQTVGDLTSRLGSDCQQVSRVIGNDLNMIFRNVLQGTGALVYLLILSWPLGVCTLVICCTLAAVMFVYGMYQKKTAKLIQEITASANEVAQETYSLMRTVRVYGTEKQELKRYNHWLQKMADVSLRQSAAYGIWNWSFNTLYHATQIIAVLVGGVSILAGQITAEKLTKFLLYSEWLIYATWWVGDNLSNLMQSVGASEKVFQMMDLRPSDQFISKGTRLQRLTGHIEFVNVSFSYPSREEVAVLQNLSISVRPGEVVAIVGLSGSGKSTVVSLLLQLYEPKSGQILLDGVPLQDLDVKWLRQRIGYVGQEPKLFRTDIGSNIKYGCDRNVTQEDIVWAAKQAYAHDFITALPNGYNTIVDDDLLSGGQKQRIAIARAILRDPKILILDEATSALDAESEHNVKGVLRSIGSDTATKRSVIVIAHRLSTIKAADRIVAMDSGRVVEMGNHEELMSKDGLYARLTKRQADAVV; from the exons ATGATACTT GTGAAACGAATGAGGGAAACGCTATACTCCACTCTTCTCCTCCAG GATATATCCTTTTTCGACTCTCAAACTGTTGGTGACTTAACAAGCAGACTAGGGTCGGACTGTCAGCAAGTCTCGAGGGTCATTGGAAATGATCTGAACATGATATTTCGCAATGTTCTTCAG GGTACAGGGGCTTTAGTTTATTTGTTGATCCTGTCCTGGCCCCTTGGTGTCTGCACATTGGTGATTTGTTGTACTTTGGCAGCGGTTATGTTTGTTTACGGGAT GTACCAAAAGAAGACAGCGAAGCTAATTCAGGAGATCACAGCTTCTGCAAATGAA GTCGCTCAAGAGACATACTCTTTGATGAGAACTGTTCGTGTATATGGGACTGAGAAGCAAGAGCTTAAAAG GTATAATCACTGGCTTCAGAAAATGGCCGATGTAAGTTTGAGACAGAGTGCTGCATATGGTATTTGGAATTGGAGCTTCAACACTTTATACCACGCCACTCAG aTTATTGCTGTATTGGTTGGAGGAGTGTCTATCTTAGCCGGTCAAATAACAGCAGAAAAGCTGACAAAGTTTCTGTTATATAGTGAATGGTTAATCTATGCAACATGGTGGGTAGGAGATAATTTATCGAATTTGATGCAATCAGTTGGAGCGAGTGAAAAGGTCTTCCAAATGATGGATCTCAGGCCAAGTGATCAATTCATATCCAAAG GAACGAGACTGCAGAGACTGACAGGACATATCGAGTTTGTAAATGTGTCGTTCTCCTACCCTTCAAGAGAAGAG GTGGCAGTGCTTCAAAACTTGAGCATTTCCGTGCGTCCTGGGGAAGTGGTAGCAATC gttggtctAAGTGGCAGTGGCAAAAGCACAGTGGTTAGTCTTTTGCTGCAACTGTACGAACCAAAAAGCGGTCAG ATTCTACTGGATGGGGTTCCTTTGCAAGATTTGGATGTCAAGTGGCTAAGGCAAAGAATCGGATACGTGGGGCAGGAACCAAAACTCTTCCGCACAGACATCGGTTCCAACATCAAGTACGGATGTGATCGGAATGTAACGCAAGAAGATATAGTATGGGCTGCAAAACAAGCCTATGCACATGACTTCATCACAGCGCTTCCCAATGGGTACAACACAATTGTTGATGATGATTTACTCAGTGGAGGGCAGAAACAGCGGATTGCCATTGCTCGTGCCATCCTTAGAGATCCTAAAATACTCATCCTAGATGAAGCCACAAGTGCACTTGATGCAGAGAGCGAACACAACGTTAAG GGAGTACTTCGTTCTATCGGAAGCGACACAGCAACAAAGAGAAGTGTCATAGTGATAGCACACAG ACTTTCTACAATTAAAGCTGCGGATAGAATAGTGGCTATGGACAGTGGACGAGTCGTTGAG ATGGGCAATCACGAAGAGCTTATGAGCAAAGATGGGTTATACGCGAGATTGACTAAGAGACAAGCCGATGCTGTTGTATGA
- the LOC106353796 gene encoding 60S ribosomal protein L27a-3-like yields the protein MTTRFKKNRKKRGHVSAGHGRIGKHRKHPGGRGNAGGMHHHRILFDKYHPGYFGKVGMRYFHKLRNKFYCPIVNLDRLWSLVPEDVKAKSTKDKVPLIDVTQHGFFKVLGKGHLPENKPFVVKAKLISKTAEKKIKEAGGAVVLTA from the coding sequence ATGACGACGAGATTCAAGAAGAACAGGAAGAAGCGCGGCCACGTCAGCGCCGGACACGGTCGTATCGGAAAGCATCGCAAGCATCCCGGAGGTCGCGGTAACGCCGGAGGTATGCACCACCACAGGATCCTCTTCGACAAGTACCATCCCGGTTACTTCGGTAAGGTCGGTATGCGGTACTTCCACAAGCTCCGCAACAAGTTCTACTGCCCGATCGTAAACCTCGACAGGCTGTGGTCGCTCGTCCCTGAGGACGTGAAGGCGAAGTCGACGAAGGATAAGGTGCCGTTGATCGACGTGACGCAGCACGGGTTCTTCAAGGTGTTGGGGAAAGGTCATTTGCCTGAGAACAAGCCTTTTGTTGTGAAGGCGAAGCTTATCTCGAAGACGGCGGAGAAGAAGATTAAGGAAGCTGGTGGTGCTGTTGTGCTCACTGCTTAG